A genomic window from Lycium barbarum isolate Lr01 chromosome 4, ASM1917538v2, whole genome shotgun sequence includes:
- the LOC132637647 gene encoding uncharacterized protein LOC132637647: MDDLKGQLDAQGKETEKYVHHLREKEEELSRAVALSHLQPELDAEKAKNRQMRSELVAMTKYNRSLEAEKIGLNRDNAQVSSKLDELEIAFSQLREELDVVKSDASSLAERNRLLESESARYQERARVFEEKAETRSRMCEDLKNELKETAAANDTLQAELQSTIQMQNILGEARDALEAKLAQTEAELDEAQRSVETAEAQVIIVAQYEK, translated from the coding sequence atggacgatcttaagggaCAATTGGATGCCCAGGGCAAAGAAACGGAGAAGTATGTGCATCAtcttcgggagaaggaggaggagctgAGTCGAGCAGTTGCTCTTTCCCATCTTCAGCCCGAGCTCGACGCAGAAAAGGCCAAGAACCGTCAGATGAGGAGTGAACTGGTCGCCATGACCAAATATAACCGGAGCCTCGAAGCCGAGAAGATTGGCCTCAACCGGGATAACGCTCAAGTTTCCTCGAAGCTAGATGAGCTTGAGATCGCTttctcccaactccgggaggagTTGGATGTGGTAAAGTCGGATGCTTccagcttggccgagaggaaccggcttCTTGAATCTGAGAGTGCTCGGTATCAGGAGCGTGCcagggtgttcgaagagaaagcAGAGACCAGGTCCCGGATGTGCGAGGACCTGAAGAACGAACTTAAGGAAACGGCCGCTGCAAATGACACCctccaggccgagcttcaatcAACCATTCAAATGCAAAATATTCTTGgggaggctcgggatgctctTGAGGCAAAGCTGGCCCAGACCGAGGCTGAATTGGATGAAGCTCAGAGAAGCGTGGAGACCGCCGAGGCTCAAGTTATCATTGTTGCTCAGTACGAGAAATGA